A region from the Cannabis sativa cultivar Pink pepper isolate KNU-18-1 chromosome 9, ASM2916894v1, whole genome shotgun sequence genome encodes:
- the LOC115722648 gene encoding lipase: MERSRWLILVIFTCLFVFSEGREFKVKHTHHTPVYNHTLTTILVHYASAVYVSDLTELFSWTCERCDGVTEGFQMIELVVDIQNCLQAFVGVAEDLNSIVIAFRGTQENSIQNWIEDLFWKQLDIDYPGMPDAMVHHGFYHAYHNTSIRPAILNAVKRAQDYYGDINIYVTGHSMGGAMAAFCGLDLIVNCKAQKVQVTTFGQPRIGNAVFATYYSKFLPNTIRVTNGHDIVPHLPPYYYYFPQKTYHHYPTEVWLHNVGLESLIYPVEKVCDSSGEDPTCSRSVSGNSVIDHVNYFGVDLKGSAWRSCRIVMDHGLVDYGRTDAEGNFVVSREPATPLIKLNTLSAAGDNHV, encoded by the exons ATGGAAAGAAGTAGATGGCTTATATTGGTGATATTTacatgtttatttgttttttcagAAGGAAGAG AATTCAAGGTCAAGCATACGCATCATACTCCAGTCTATAATCATACCCTTACTACTATATTAGTGCATTATGCTTCTGCG GTGTATGTTTCCGATCTGACAGAACTTTTTTCTTGGACTTGCGAAAGATGTGATGGGGTAACTGAG GGATTTCAAATGATTGAACTGGTTGTTGACATCCAGAACTGCTTACAG GCGTTCGTTGGAGTGGCAGAAGATCTTAACTCTATCGTAATTGCATTCAGAGGAACTCAGGAGAACAG CATACAGAATTGGATTGAAGACTTATTTTGGAAACAGCTTGATATTGATTACCCCGGCATGCCTGATGCAATG GTGCACCATGGATTTTATCATGCTTACCACAATACAAGCATACGGCCTGCAATCCTAAATGCCGTTAAAAGAGCACAGGATTATTATGGagatattaatatttatgtaaCTGGGCATTCAATGGGAGGAGCCATGGCTGCCTTTTGTGGACTTGATCTAATA GTCAATTGTAAAGCTCAGAAGGTCCAGGTTACCACATTTGGACAACCTCGCATTGGGAATGCAGTTTTTGCTACATACTACAGTAAATTTTTACCAAACACAATACGAGTGACAAATGGACATGATATTGTGCCTCATTTACCTccttactattattatttccCCCAGAAAACCTACCATCACTATCCAACAGAG GTGTGGCTTCATAACGTTGGACTGGAAAGTCTTATTTATCCAGTTGAGAAAGTCTGTGATAGTTCTGGAGAAGACCCAACCTGTAGCAG GTCAGTTAGCGGGAACAGTGTCATAGACCATGTGAATTATTTTGGTGTCGATTTAAAGGGCTCGGCATGGCGATCCTGTAGAATTGTGATGGATCATGGTTTGGTAGACTATGGCAGAACAGATGCTGAAGGAAATTTTGTTGTGTCCAGAGAACCTGCAACTCCTCTGATCAAACTGAATACACTGTCGGCTGCTGGAGACAACCATGTTTAA
- the LOC133031205 gene encoding uncharacterized protein LOC133031205, protein MGGIREALSWLKDKPYQHVCVESDSLVTVQAIHSPIEMFSGFGLIVKDCKSLLDSMNNVSLRFVKRSANRAAHVMTRQSRLFADRMFTRDDVPSELEIVVLSDCS, encoded by the exons ATGGG GGGCATTAGGGAGGCTTTGAGTTGGTTGAAGGACAAGCCATACCAACATGTTTGTGTGGAGAGTGATAGCTTAGTTACTGTACAAGCTATCCATAGTCCGATAGAGATGTTTTCGGGTTTTGGTTTAATTGTGAAAGATTGTAAGTCTTTGTTAGACTCTATGAATAATGTTTCGTTACGGTTTGTTAAACGTTCTGCTAATCGAGCTGCACATGTTATGACACGTCAGTCTCGGTTGTTTGCTGATCGTATGTTCACGAGGGATGATGTTCCTTCGGAACTTGAAATTGTAGTTTTGAGCGATTGCTCTTGA